The stretch of DNA CCTGCCTCTGCTGTGGGCATTTTGACATCTACTTTAGATCCCTGGCCTCCCATGTCCTGTCCTGGCTCCCCTGTCCCCCTACTCTCTTTGAGGGGCTCTAGATCCAACTCATTTGGGGCCTCTCACCCACAGACCCCAAGTGATATACATGAACACCAGGCAAGGCCTCTCAGAGCATAAGGAATTCAAGTTTAATGTAGGTATCCCGGGGTTCGTGCTTGCCCACCTCCTGGTTAAGCCAGGGGttgactttctctgtctcttgtctttgTAGATTCATGGGGAAAATCCCTTTGGAGCTGAGTTTTTACTAGAGGTCTGTGTTCCAGTCAAAATGCAAGACcaggaaattataaaactgaagAATGCAACGACCACACAGGTACCTAAAAACTACTCTTGGTGGTCATTCTGTACAGGGCTCTCTCAATCTGGGTCTTCCTTAAACCAGAAAAGGAGCCCTAGGGGAAAAAGGTAACAGGTGCTCCAGGACCCCCAGTATcatccccattgccctgaaaaggACCAGGGAATCATGgcaccttttcttcccttcttgaagaaatcaaggacTCAGACCTTTGGAGAGGGAGTCTGTTTCCCCTTTGGGCTCTGCGGGTGGCAAACAGGAGAACTGCCCCAGTGGCTCTGGTCCCTCCCCACTCTCCATCACCTGGTCCTCTAGGACTCTCTCCCTTCCAGGTTCTCTTTTGTTCCCTGCACTTCCACTCTCTCGGCTTCAGGCTGGAGTCATTAGCATGACAGCACCACCTCCCCACCTGCCTGGAGCCCTAGGCCATCCTTTTTCTTCACCTACTGTTAATCTGCTCCTCTGGGTTGAGGCCCCTAGAAAATTTCAAAAACCAAGACTGAAAATAGGAAATATTCTTTTATAGCATCCCTCAGAGTTTAGAGTTTTCAGTTTGGGCTGACCTGAGAACAAATGCTTTTTAAAGGCAAAGTTGTACGGAAGACATTTTTCTAGCTCAGAAAAATATCGAGGAGGCCCTAAGCTGGTCACCAAGGCAGGGCGGGTCATCGGAATAGGCTGTGGCTCTGCAGCAGCTCTGTGGCCGACTCAAAGCCCAGCACAGACTCGTGGAAAGCCTGGATCTGCTGCCGCACCTGCCGCATGGGCCCCGTGAGGACTTTCTTCTTAAAGGTCATCTCCTTAAGCACCTTGTCCGCCAGGTAATGGAGCCACAGCACGTTGCTGTAGGGCTGGTAGGGGGCCCAGTGATTACGGGTCCTCTTTTTCATGAGCCTGTAGATCTCAAACTGGTAGTCCCCTTGGCCCTGGAAGAGTTCTTGCTCCTGGGAGATGTCACAGAAGACCACCAGGCCATCCTTCTCCAGCCGGGACAGCGTATAGTCTATGATGTTGACGTGGATACCGTGTGTGGCGATGGTGCCGGCCTGTCCGTCGAGCGTGTAGCCCAGCTCCTTGGCGCTAGTCTTCTTCACCAGCACATTGCCCCAGTGCAGGTCTCGATGCTCAAAGCGGAGGGCCGCCTCGGCCACGGCCAGGGCGGCCGTGACCTGGTGCAGCAGGCTCTTGGCCGTGGCCACAGAAGACAGCTGCTTCCTCATGTGCTCCAGGTCTACACCCCCAAATTCAAACTCCAGCACCACATAGAGCTGCTCCGGGCCAAAACAGTCTGGCCGCTCGTTCTCCGAGTCCTGCTGGAGGTGGAAGGCATCCCAGGCCCGGAGCAGCAAGTCGGGGTAGGGGCCCTGCACACAGCGGACCGAGTAGAGGCCGATGAAGCCCTCAGTCCGGTTGGGGGCCTCCTCAGATAGGAGGCTCAGCTCCTTGGAGATGATGATCTCCGGCAGGATCTCTCCAAAGGTTTTCTGGGGGCTTCCGTTCACCAGCGCCTCCCCCTCGATGGCTATGACTTTCAAGGCCATGGTGCGGCTCCCCACCACAGCCCGGAACACCTCCCCAAACACGCCCTCCCCAATCTTTTCACAGCTCTGGATCCTGTCCCTAGACAGGTAGTGGTCAAATGTCAACGGCCCTTCCTGCTGGCACTCCCGGTACACCTTCTCAGCATCCGACAGCACCATCTCGGCGGTGGGCAGGGACTTGTTGGGGGTCAGCATGTACATGGAGGAGGTCTGCCAGGGGGTACCGCCTGGGGCTCCAAACGAGTCTAGGAGCAGGGAGCTGCAGGGGGTCCCTGGGGGCTGCAGCTCGGCCACGACCTTCTTGTGAAAGGAGAGTGAGGCCCGGGCCTGGGCCCAGCCCTCAGTGGGGTGCTTCTGGCCCAGGGGGACCTTCCGGCGGGGCCCAGTCTGGGGGGGCCGGCTCCTCTTCCAGCGGGCAGAGCTGAAGCCGCTGATGCAGGCCTTCCTGGCCGTGCCCTGGGGCGGGCCCCGGGGGCAGGCCGGGGTGGCCAGGGCGGGCTTGGCCGCCTGCCTGCGGGGCCGCCCGCGGGGCTCCTCGGGGAGAGCCTTGGGGAGAGCCTTGGGGGGCGCCGAGGCGGGGCTGAAGAGGGAGGCGCTGGTGGCCAGGCTGTCCCCCGCCTGCCCGGGCTCCGGCTCGAGGCTCAGGTTGGGCACCGGGCTGAGGCGGGCCAGGATGCTTCTGGACAGGCGCGGGCGGGCGGCGGGCGGGGTGCGGCCGGGGGAGGGGGCGGCCGTGGGGGGCGGCGGCCCCGGGGTGCTGCACAGGGGGGGCCCCGGCCTCCGGCCGCGCGCCCGGAGCTTCCAGCTGCGCTCGGTCACGTGGCGGTGCAGCCGGTTCTCCTTGGCcagctgctgctgctcctcctgctcctcctgctcctcctcctcctcctccccctcctccccctcctcctcctcctcctcctcctcctcctccagcgCCCCGGGAGGCCGCCGCGCCCGCAGCCGCGTCCGCAGCCCCCGCAGGGCCGGCCCCACGGAGCCGCGCGCGGGCAACGGCTCGAAGTCGGGGTCCGAGTCCGGGCCCGAGGCGGGGCTGCCGGCGCCGCTGCTGCCGGGCCCGGGGCTGCCGGCGCTCAGgccgctgctgctgctggagAAGAGGCGCCGGCGCTCGCGGGCCGGGGAGAACCAGGGCGCGGGGGCCCCCCGGGGCCCGCGCCCCGCCCGCCGCCGCCCGCCGTACGTGCGGAGCAGCCGGGCCTGGGGCCGCGGGGCCCGGGACGGCGCCATGGAGCCCGCCAACGGCCGCAAGCGCAAAGGCGGCGGCCGGGGCTGGCCTGCGCGCGCGCGCACGCACGCGCGCACGCACGCGCAGGCGCGGAGAGGTCTCCGCGACGGCCTCCCGGTTCCCCCTGGCAGGCCCGCCCCGTCCCCGTCGTGCGCACGCGCATTTTCACGGGTCCCGGCTTAGCCGCTCCTGTGCAGCTGTGCCGAAGGCGGCTCTCCTGTGGTAGCCGCCAATCATAGCTGCGCCCGCCCCTTCTCCACAGCCGATTGGTGGACTATGACAGGAGAGGCCCGCAACTTCCCGCCCGTACGCATGCGTGCATGCACAGAGGAAGCGGCCGCCCCGACCAATACCCAAAAGGCTTGTTCCTGAGCCTGCCCCTCCCCCCCCTGCGTCTAGGGCGGAGCCAGAGGCTGGGCGGAGCCAAGCGCCTTCCCCTGTTTCCTGTCTTTCAGGCCAGTTCGACGTGCGGTGGGAAAGCAGAAGGGTGCAAGGCCCGCTGCCCCGAAGGGCCGGCCGAGAGGCCGGTGAGTGAGGCGCGGGCCCCAGAGGCCTCCGGCCCCCGGACGTGGCCTCCCTCCCGACCCCTCCCTGATCTGACCGGGGGCGTGGCCTCCCTCCCGACCCCTCCCTGATCTGACCGGGGGCGTGGCCTCCCTCCCGACCCCTCCCTGATCTGACCGGGGGCGTGGCCTCCCTCCCGACTCCTCCCCCTCTCCCGGGGGCGTGGCCTCCTCCTGACTCCTCCCCTCTGCCCCGGGGGCGTGGCCTCCTCCCAACTCCTCCCTGATCTGACCGGGGGCGTGGCCTCCCTCCCGACTCCTCCCCATCTGTCCGGGGACGTGGCCTCCTCCAGACTCCTCCCTGATCTGACCCGGGGGCGTGGCCTCCTCCCAACTCCTCCCTGATCTGACCGGGGGCGTGGCCTCCTCCAGACTCCTCCCTGATCTGACCGGGGGCTTGGCCTCCCTCCAGACCCCTCCCCTCTCCCCGGGGGCGTGGCCTCCTCcgactcctcccctctccccggGGGCGTGGCCTCCCTCCTGGCCTGGGGCCCCGAAGGGCCGGGCCGGACCCCCGCTCTGAGCCGGTCTCCCCCTCTCCTGGGCCAGGAGCTGCGGTGGCTGCCGCTGTGCTGCCCGCTGGCCGTGGCCCCCTCCGAGGTTCGGCTGGCGCTGGAGCTGTCCCCCCAGGTAGGGCCGGGGGCCCCtgggcggcgggggcggcgggggcggggcggccccTCCTGACGCCCCTCTGCCCCCCGCAGCTGCCCGAGGCCCTGTCGGAGCTGTCCATCCCCGCAGCCATCTCCTTCGATGAGAGTCTGCTGGAGGGTCTGCCCCAGGGCAGCCTCCGGAGCTCGGTAAGGGGGGTTTGCTGGGGGGTCCCTGCTGGGGGGCTTCTGGGGGGGGCCTTGTGCAGAGAAACAAATTCTGTCCAGAAAGAAAGCTGCGGCCACTACCGCAgcccccgccgccgcccggcACCATGTGGGTGCAGAAGCCGGCAGCATGGCTCGAGCCCAGGGGCACGGTGCCCAGGCAGGGCTCGGGGCATTCTCGGCGTCGGCTAGACCAGGACCGGCTGGAAACTTAGGGGCTGTGTGTTGGGAGGAACTTGCGCCAGGCCTGTGAGGGGGAGCACTCCACCATCTCTAGCCCGGGTTTATAAATCGAGGACAGCCCACGTCGATAGAGCCACATGGGGTTGCTTTACAAATATGTCGTCAAACCCTCATAGTAAAtctgagggagggaggaggggctgctattcccattttacagatgaggaaagtgaggcacacAGGTTAATGACTTGCCTGGAATCCCACAGATGGTAGGCATTGGacgttagatttgaactcaggtcttcctgactccaggacctgtgctctaccACCTGCAGCGCCCTCTAGCCATTTCCCACTGTTTTAGAAGTGTGTGGTATCCTTCCCCCTTGGGATtccccaccagaggggtggctcTTCTCATTCCAGATCACCCTTATCCTGCTGAAGGAACCCAGGTTCCATACTTTGCCCATCATCCTAGGAAGCAGTGTGGCCGGATTGCTTCTCCTGCTTGGCATCATTGCCATCCTATGGAAGGTGAGTCCTGTCAGAAGGGTACAGACTCTGGGTGTTTGGGGAGCATTTCTTGGGCACAGGGACCCAGGCATCTAGCTTTGGTTAAGGATCTACTGGATGAGTTCCCAGATAGCACTGCCTTCCACTGCTCACGTCACTGGGAGCTCTCCAAGCAAGTCATTTCCCactgatggtggtggtgggggcaaCCAGGCAGGCCTAGGGAGAGTCATCTTCATGGTAGGTCAGCCTGGGCACCAAGCCCCTATGTGTGAGGATGTTTGTATGGGACAAGGGTGTCTGGAGAGTTTCTAATGATCAGAAATGAATTTTGGAACCTAAAGAAATAAATGCCTTTCTTAGTGGGGTTCCACATGATTTTGAAATCTTTAGGATGTCAGAGAGGGGACAACAACTAGGCAGATCTTTGGTGGGCACAGGGAGCCTTGGTTAAGATAAGGGTGCTTGGAGCAGGGGTGATGGGTCAAAATAAGTTGGCTTGAGCCCTGCCCTGTCTGGAAGCCAGCCCCTTAACCAGGGTCACAGACTAGTGGGCTTTTGGAGATACCAAATGGTTTTCTTTGACCTGACCCAGACACTTCTCTCCCCCATGTCCCACCTCTAGTATTGTTTCTTTGGTGGGTCCCCAAGCTTCTCCAAAATCCTTAGAACCTGGTTGTCTTTCTCTTTGCTGAGTACCTCCTAGGGGAGGTGGTGGGGAGGTGGGTCCCTTCAGATAGGCTGCACAAGAGGCCCTGAAAGCCCCCAC from Macrotis lagotis isolate mMagLag1 chromosome 6, bilby.v1.9.chrom.fasta, whole genome shotgun sequence encodes:
- the HASPIN gene encoding serine/threonine-protein kinase haspin produces the protein MAPSRAPRPQARLLRTYGGRRRAGRGPRGAPAPWFSPARERRRLFSSSSSGLSAGSPGPGSSGAGSPASGPDSDPDFEPLPARGSVGPALRGLRTRLRARRPPGALEEEEEEEEEEGEEGEEEEEEQEEQEEQQQLAKENRLHRHVTERSWKLRARGRRPGPPLCSTPGPPPPTAAPSPGRTPPAARPRLSRSILARLSPVPNLSLEPEPGQAGDSLATSASLFSPASAPPKALPKALPEEPRGRPRRQAAKPALATPACPRGPPQGTARKACISGFSSARWKRSRPPQTGPRRKVPLGQKHPTEGWAQARASLSFHKKVVAELQPPGTPCSSLLLDSFGAPGGTPWQTSSMYMLTPNKSLPTAEMVLSDAEKVYRECQQEGPLTFDHYLSRDRIQSCEKIGEGVFGEVFRAVVGSRTMALKVIAIEGEALVNGSPQKTFGEILPEIIISKELSLLSEEAPNRTEGFIGLYSVRCVQGPYPDLLLRAWDAFHLQQDSENERPDCFGPEQLYVVLEFEFGGVDLEHMRKQLSSVATAKSLLHQVTAALAVAEAALRFEHRDLHWGNVLVKKTSAKELGYTLDGQAGTIATHGIHVNIIDYTLSRLEKDGLVVFCDISQEQELFQGQGDYQFEIYRLMKKRTRNHWAPYQPYSNVLWLHYLADKVLKEMTFKKKVLTGPMRQVRQQIQAFHESVLGFESATELLQSHSLFR